The genome window tttatatttgaagcaaaacataaaactctacatgtcatatgggcttgagctgagttggaaaattctgcagaaaaacaatcagcatgagtttcgatcgatcgagtctaatttttgatcaatcgagccttgcagaaattgaatagtaattttttgcagttactcgattccaactttacacatacacacactttgagcaacctaaatctagactaaatgttttgatcatggtttgccaatagatacatattgaagttctagtacattagttcctaatttcttagaacctaataGTTAGTTAGCAAGAGTTGGAAAGAATAGAGGAGAATAACATCTCAAGCCTTTAAGGCCTGAGTTTGGCAAAGAAATCGAGCCTCAAAAACTCGAGTTCTGATCGTTGACATGAAGATGTTTTTgccacatggaactcgagtctttaagacttgagttccatagaagaagaagagcgaAGATgctgatgaagatgaagaactAGAAATGAAGGAAGAAGCAGCAGCTTCGAAGATCTCTTTAGAGAACGCATATCCAAAGAATCAGAacaggggaagaagaagaagaagtactagatttgaaaccctCTCTGGAGAACGTAGATCCGAAGAAGAAGAATCACGGGTTGGAGGAGAGAAGAACatgggaagaagaagatgcaGCACAAGCGTTGGGAAAGTAAATGGTGGAACTTGAGTCTtaaaaacttgagttccacgtggattttttttccacattagCTGCCACCACTTGCaactcgagtcttaaaaacTTGTGTTCTAtcttggaaatcgagttttacacaCTCGAGATGCTAATTTGTTGAATGATTTCGTAAACTAGACAACtaactaaaatattataaaaatgaagctaaatgcaaaaaaaaaaattcataattactCCAATATTGACTTCGACTAAGCACATTCTTCAATCAATCCTCCCTGCTTGGTGATTCAAACCTCATCTCCCTGCCAATCTTTGTCTACCAAATCAGAAGgcactttatttttctttcgcATATTTATAGGTTATTTAGTTGCTTTATTGTGTTTTAGGTTGTTGGCAACTTTTAATTAGGTTGCTCGGTTCGAAACTGATAGGGTTGCTTTTAATGctcttcaattttcaatttgcaaTTTGCAATTTGCAATCTTACAAACTCATAGGGACTGGTATGAAAAATGTAGctacatttattattttttttcctgcgTACATTCTTTGGCATAGaggtttttcttcaaattttgatttggaCAGTACAGTTGCTTAGCCATGTTGGTGGAGCATGTAAGGATGATCATCTTTATGTGTTtccctatttgttttaatttcgTGATGATAgtgtaatttttattacctaTATCTGCTAAACATTTCCTTAGTTGCCATGCACTGCATATTGTGAACTTTTACTCATGTGAAAGATGCACTATATTCCTCAAAATGCAAGGTGGCGGTGGTACAAGAATGGAGAGCGATGGTGGTCGCTATACGAAAGCAGTAGCACTCTTGGCTTTTTGAATCTCACAGGGAAATTAGCTTGGTTGCATATACGTTAACCAATAGGAGGAGAAATGTCCCCCCAAATTATTTTccacttagaaaaataattgaattcTCATTTGATTGAATTCCTTGTATTACTTTTGCTTCCTTGAAATTCATAATATTGGACTTGGAATAAATAAGTAATATAGTTGGTTAACTTATTTATTTCAAGGGACTCACAATTGATGACTAATGACATTTTGTTGGCATGTCCAATAATGATTTAATTGCAGATTTCTACCTCAAGGGTGATTGCTACAGTCGACAGCAgactcaaatttcaaaattagtccaaaatggaccgaataggttGAACTAGACTAAATGAACCAAAGTAGATCAAAGTGAACCGAAACAAATGGATTGATGTACATTGGATGGATTGAAGTAGACTGAATTGAACCAAAATGAACCGAAGTGGATTGAATTGGACCGAAGAGAACCAAATGGACAAAATGATCCTAATCCTCACCATATTGATACAAGTACAGCCACAGTCAAATGAATATCCAAAATACAATCTCACTCACACACAAAATTGGGAGATTACATGCCATTTGGTGGTACCAACCCAAGGACAGTTTAAAGATCTAGGCGGAGTTCTTCGGAATATCCCACACACCAGAATATTCTTTTCTTTGCATGAATCCATGTTCTATACGTTGATTCCAACCTTCACAACCACTagattaaaaaaacacacacaaaattaaaaacaaacaagctCAAACTCtcttatgggaaaaaaaaaaaaaaaaaaaaagaagctcaaACTTAGCACTTTCTAAATAAGAATCTGTAGTAAATAACCCTAAAAAtgtggccaaaaaaaaaaaaaaaaaaatcttaatcatGAGCTTCTCAATTAAATTTGGGGCCTAAAAAATGTCATAATTAAACTATATAACATGATTTTTCTGCAGGAAACTGGCATAAAACATACGAATCACAATTCAATCTTTCTAACTAAATGAATTCAAAACTcaaagatataataaattttacagaAGTATTCCGTTCACAACAGGAATAGAAGCAGGACTTGGAGTTAGAGGGACGGTTTTATTGTTAGCTATATGTAGTGGCTTTGGCTTTTGGCTCTATTACTTAGCTAgcaaaagtgttttttttttttttaaaattatttttttgtgtgtgtagaGAGTGTCTTTTGTTGGTAAggacaaaataattttgtttaaagttttttaaagggctaagttgtttgtttttggtaaaattggttaattagtcttaattttatttatttatttacctttGCTATTgcctattggtaatttttgttgttgggttaatattttgggcttgtatatatatattttttaagattttagatctataaaattttttatggactttaaaagaaggaaaatagtagatctacaatttttttataaatttttcttgtaattagcggttattagtaagtaaaaaagtgatgtaagtgGTGGACTCAGatgcaaaccaataagaaatttGCTACTTTAATAAtatgtaaaaatgttatataaaaGTTTGTAACTGTAGCATTTCTCTTATAATGATCAATAAGAGGGACAAactgtaattttattgaacgaAGTTGTTAAAATTAGTAcctaaatattatttctttaaaaaaattgggatGGGAGAGGGGAATCCATAAATGGCTCCGTACATGgtccacaaaattttcataacaaatcaaagatatcaaattattattaattttgatttaaatccaccactaatattaattttttgccaaTCAATAATTGAAAATGTTCTGTATTGTAGCATTTCTATCATTtattaccccccccccccccaccccaaccccccaaaaaaaagttagagagagagagagagagagagagtataaacAGTTACGTCGTAAATGATCATGTGGTTACATTCGTCAGCGACAGCCATTATTCACGCTTCATTATTCTAAGCAAATTGGAATAAAAAACAAAGGCCACATGTAACCATGCAAAACATGTCCAGattcaaaacaagtgaaaaaagGCTCTTTATTTCTTCTGGAAACGTTCATCACTAAGAAATACTACAcaatatataatgaaaatatatCCATCTATTTGCGCAAGTTTGCATCCCAAGTCAATGGGAATATAAAAGAAGTCTCCGTCCATATCTTTCTAATTTCAATCCAATCTTTTGGTTGTTCAGCTCAAAGCACCATTTGCCAGCTCCCACCGGCACCAACAGCTAGCGTAAACAGAGTCTAATGTCCTGCAAATGCCATTTCCTTCTCAGCAAGCTTTGCTTCTTCCCTGAACTTCTTGTAAATGTCACTCTTATAAAACTTCCTAGTCCTAAGGACTAGAATAATGGAAACCAGAGCACCAGAAAGTGTTACGGCAGCAATTATAATGAAAGACAATCTGAAACACTGAACCCCAGTACAATTCAAAGCTTGCCCAGCCTTCCTTGTGAGTCCCAAAGCAGCTAGTTGCTTTCTAGCTTCCCTATCATATAAATTCCCAGTGACTGTCACGTTGAGTACGTATAACCCAATTGGGCTAGCCACTGTCCCAAAATTGTACAAAGTTGCGTAGTACTTTAGgccaaaaatttcagaaattgATGTGAACACTACTGACCATTGTGcaccaaaacaaaacccaataatcaCTGAAGCCACATAGAGACCCCCAGGGGGATGATATGCAACTAGAAGGTGACCAACACATGCAACAAGGAGGATTATAGTGAGCATGAGAGGGCGAGGGAACTTGTATTTCTTCAAAAGGATTTCAGATACCAAACCTCCCATTACTCTTCCAAAATAATTCCATATACTTACTAGCGACACAAAAGTGCTTATACTTCTCTGTGAGTAGCCGAGAGAAAGTCCCATTTGTCCCAAGTTGTCTAGGGCTGTTAATGTGCCACCAACACCAGCAATCACTGTGTAGAAAAGTATCAACATGTCAATGCTGAAGAGTGCTTGGAGTATACTATAGTCCTCACCGCGCTGTGGGGGAGTGAATAAGTTACTCCAACATGAAACTTGCTTTTCTGTGCTTGGTTCACGGAGCAAGTTTACTGAGACAGGAGAGGCTTGTGGCAGAGATGGACTAGCCTCGGTCTTTGTATTGTCTGTGATAACCTGCAGCTGTGAACCATCACTTAGTGCTAATTTCTTGCTCCTCCAAAGCTTAATCTCTTCAACGATAGCGATCCCAAGTGGGAGAAAGAGCAAGAAAAGCACTGCAGCTGCACTACCACCATACTCGCTTTGTGTGAAAGAAACTTTTTGCTCAATTATAATCATAATCATCAGAAACCCCGCGAGTCCAAATGTAATATAAAGGAAATTATAGAACACTTGGAGCTCGTTTGATTGCCTAGCGACCTTCATTAACCGAATAAAAGGTGCAAAAGCAAGATTTATCAGAGCCGGAAGCCAACCCACTAACAAAATCAAAGACTTGGGGTCGTTATAATAGAAAGCATGGTATAGTTGTGCGAGAATAGCACCACTAAGGCCAACATATCCCTTTAGAAGCCCGAGTACAATGCCTCGGCTTTCGGGGAAGTTCTTGATGCAAGTAACCATTGCTCCAGTGTTTGCAAAAGCAGTTGAATTAGCACCGAGGCAGATGTACAAGCACATCATCCACACATGGGGCTTAGCCATTTTTTGTGTCACGGCTAGCCATATCATCAAGTACCCAAAAACGTTCATGACTGCACCAACTGATAAAACAAACCATGGGGGTGTGACCTCGGCAAGGAGGCCTGAGAGGACACCAACGTTGGTGCCAACGTCTTTGAAGAAGCTGATCAAATTGAGGGTACTTTGGTCGTAGCCAAGCACTGACTTGAGCACGTTGGAGTATAGTCCAAAGGCATAGGGTGTGCCCGCAGTGGACATGATTATGAAAGATGCGAATACCATGATCCATGGCCCTTTGAGGACATGGAGAAACAAGCCCTTGTTAGTAGCTTCCATTCTGTGATAAGTCTTAGCAAGACTATTACAGGTTTGTTATTATGGGGGTTGGAAGAGATGTGAGGTACTTGTTACAATATATAGACCGatagtggagagagagagagagagagaggataggctttcatttctctattttagtTCAATCAATTAgacatttttagtttttttattctGTTTTCTAAATTAagatttcttattcttttttctacATAGATtgaaatcaaagcaaaaggatTATAGACTTTCAATTCTTACTTCTATGAGCTTTTGGCCCATGCATAAATTAATCAAGATTctatatttgatatattaaaaaacttgaaataatTGATTCTTTGCAAGTATGTTTTAATGTAAAGTTTCAGGATCGCAGGGTCAAtgcatctttttttattataataataatattactaataataaaaataaataaataaaaacaactaaaaaaagtAGGCGAAACTATAATATTGGTCCCTGAAGTTTATTCTGTGTGTGTAATTGGTTCCTTCAGTTTGAAGCAAGTATAATTGGTTcctcaagttttaaaactgagttgtattaatttttttactaattgtCGTTAGTGAGAAGGATGGAGTCAGGACTTGTAGTTAGGGGGGGCAGAagtataaaccaaaaaaaaaaaaaaaattgaaactccaaataaacattcatttaataaaccatcaacaaagaaaaatacacaaaattattgttttttaagatATTACAATGCAGTTATTTATGAAAATGGAACTCGCCATCTTTTTAAATCTTTGAAATCATCTATGATTGAATCCGTACTAATTGTCGCAGCAATGTCCCTTTCAATGAATAACATCATAGTGTCTGACAAAAACTCATCTTCTATTTTGTTGCGAAGGTCAGTTTTGATGACATTCATAGCTGAAAATGCTCGCTCTGTAGTTGCAGTAGAAACGGGAAGAGTAAGCACAATGTTGACCACTCTATAAATAAGCAGATAGTATTCTGATTTTCTAGTTCTCACCATCGATTGGCacaatttagaaatatttttcaaattcttgaacCCTGAATGTTGAACTACATCATACTTATAAAGATCAAGTTCCTTTttcaaattattcttttcatcaTCTGTGAAGTCTATTGGGTAAAAATTATCTACCGATGAATAAATATCACTGACTCGAAAAGATTTATATACCTCTCAAGGGTTTAGAGCTGAGCTAAGCTTAAGAAACTCCATGGCATGCTCACTAAACCGATGATTTAGTTCCTGTAATTGAGAATCTATTCCTGCATTAAAAATATCTACTTTATAATAATGCTCATTTCTAAAGTCCTCTTGTTGATGATGAGATCGACCAAATCTTGCAACATAACGAGCATTCATATTAGGGACATCTAAACCACGTTCTTTACAAAATGATATCACAGTAGCTAGTAAGTCACCCCATTTCTCATCTCTAAATTGTTGaataagttttttagtggaTGAAACTAAATGCATAGCATTTAAAATTTCTTGCGATTGGTTttgcaaagcttgacaaagTTTATCCGTGATCCCCATAGTTTCATTAACAAAATGCAAGACgaagacaaattcaaatgaaattaataccTCATAAGCGGACTCTGCTTCTACTTTTTGTGAAGAATTTCCTTCATCCATAATTTTCAGTAGAATTTCACATATTGGACTAAACAACTTTATCAAGTTAGAAACTGATTTATAATGCGAACCCCAACGAGTATCTCTAGGTCGCTGTAAAGTGACCATCTGATTAAGTCCTTTCCCAGTCTCAAGTTCTtcaatatcaatcaaatatgcAATGTCAGAAGCTCTAGCAATTTTTAGTTGCTCAATACGTTTGCATGAAACACGAATATTATTGATAACCAAAatcaatttattgaaaaatctattaaaaGGGACAATTGCTTTTGATGCTCCTACTAATGCCAATTGTAAGCGATGTGCAAAACAATGAATGTAGTAAGCATATGGAcaatcattcaaaatcaaagcttgtAATTCATTCCACTCACCCCGCATGTTGCTTGCACCGTCATATCCTTGCCCTCGAAAGTTTTGGatatctacaaataaaatataatttaaaataattatgttaTGATATGGTCAATAATCTACAATCATTACATACAATAGACAAGCACTATGCACACAAACATTCAACAACtaactaataaattttaaagttacAAATAATCTGTTTAATTATTTATCCAACTTTAATGTTTTAAAAGAAACTAACTAATAGACAAAAACACTAAAGACaaaactacccaaaaaaaaaaaaaaatcataaaacatcACAAGCTATTCACTATTGTTAAACACAAaactacaaaaaagaaaattacaaaatattaatGGCAAGTGTTGACTGTTGTGTGTGCTTCAGTGGTTTTGTGTTTGTCTTTATCAGAtgcaactttttcatttataaaacaaTATAACGTATGGCCTaaagagtaaagaaaaatatggGTCTTGGATAATAGTTTTAcctcttttttaactttttctctAGTCTTTGAGTCTCAGCCTCTCAGGTCTCTCCGTCCCACTCCCAATCCCAGGCTCCCAGGCCCCAGCGTGACAGCGTCCTTGATTGGTTGTGGCTGACTCCCTGCGCTTAGCTAGTTGCTTAGTTGCTTTGTGGCTGTGGTTGTCGAATTCATCTCCTCTGTTTTAGCCGTAAGTTAggttttcctccttttttttttttttttttttttttttttttttttttttttttttttttttttttgaatagctTAGAAAtccccttcttttttcctttttttatatgTGTGAGGTAAGTTGGGTGTTTCCTACTCCTAGGCTAGGTAGATGTCTAATTAGAACcggctttgatttttttttttttttttttgggggtgttgtttgggcttaatttttgttattggcaaatattttttttatagcatttaaaaatatcaataatattgttaaggGGGCAAAGTGtgttttattgaaacaaattgctaaaaataatatattatatatatactaatttttttttttgaaaatatgggGGGCCCACTGCCCCTAGGTCCAAGAATAGCTTCGTCTCTTATTAGTGATGTTACTTATGTGGCTAATGGAACAATGactagacattttttttaatgatgtaacatatttttaattaaaaaattaaaaatttagtttcCACGTTAGAAACAATATTCACGGTACCaaccataaaaaagaaaagaaaaaaaggaaggtATTTTCTACCTTAATTAGCTGCCGCCCCTTGCTCATGTTGGACTATATTGTTTGAGCTAGACAGTAGTAGCCATTTTTGAATGGTTGTATTAAGATGACAACATCTCACATCAACAAAATATCGGACAAATGTTGCTGCAAATGTATTATTCATGAGCTTCCTGTGGCATCAAATTGTCTTTGGTACCTCAACTATTCAACATCAACCACAAGCAAATAATCTGGGTGACTTTTGAGCATACATGGACTAATAAGCCCAATTGCAAACAAAGCCGAAACCTTGAAGTAGTGCCGTATCATATAAGGCATTAGATTGTGTGATACTGGTCTTGACACGAGATAGTACactgaccaaaaaaaaaaaaaaaaaaaaatatatatatatatatatattaatccaTGAATAAAAACACTTTGATGTACTCCTTCACATCACAATGTTTAGATAGTGTGCGAGAGAAGCAAGGATGCGAGTGGCTGTCGTTGATGGCGGATAGGGCTTGGGCTATcgccaaggttgtcaaaatcatgATCTTACATAGGATTGTGGGAGGTAGGTGGAATCGTGAATCGTAGGATCGGATTGTGGATCGTTAGATAatacattatttgagaaaaaaaaaaaaacacattggtatgttaaataattacataaattatacattcattcaTAAATTTACATCTATTTGATGTAATTACCACACATCACCACATCCATTTGTAAGCATAATTTAAATATGCCAAAAATCTCTAAACGTGATACTTTATAGagatattattttcatttgggTCCAACTAACACTCTCTACATTAGAATAGCAAAATTTGGTctattgagattttatttttcatttaggtcTAATTGAACCTTTTGTTAAGCCAAAGAAGATTACAAAAAACTAGGATCGTTTGGGATCGTCAGAATCGTACGATCCTGAATGATTGCAAAGATCCTGAATGATTGCAAAGATTCTTGAAAGATCTGGATCGTTTTGGGCATGTGAGATCATAAAATCTTAGGATCGTAAGATCCAAATcgggattttgacaaccatggcTATCGTCGGTGGCGGCTAAGTCTTGGGTCTCCACTGGTAGCAGGTCCGTGCTTGGATTTCTTTtctccccttctctctcttatgggtgggtttgtgattttttttttttttgaagcagtGGGTTTGTGAATCAGTTGCAAATATTGGTTTTAATATGGTACTGGTTTGTGAATTTCTTAtgtgtaaatttattttgtaatttttaattaaaaaaaaccaaatcattaaaaaaaatgccgagtTATTGTTCCTTTAGCTATGTAAGTAATACTACTAATGACAATTAGTAACAAGGGGACAAGGCATTTCAGTGAAGAGTTTGGTAGGTTTTGTGACAGGAAAACGAGTGAAATTGTGGCCATGTTGGGTTGGAACAGGGCTTGGCCAGAGCCAATTTTGCAAGCCTTCTTTGTTGCTTCAAAGAGTGTGTGGTTGGTGCACCTTTTAGCCAACTCGGTGCACATGAGCTTGCCTATATTTAGAGTGCATATAGGGGTGGTGTTTGATGGGGTTTACATGGAGGACATGGGTGGAGATAAGTTGAAAAGGTTGGTTCCATCTGTGGTTTGTATCATGGTTGCGCCTAGATTCTATGTCTATGGCAGTGTGGACAGGTGCAAGGTTCTATGCAGGTGCTATAATAACACCAACAGTGATCAAAGTAATGGTGAACGCCAGGGTTTAATTGTATGAACTTAATTCTTAAACATTATGAGCATTCTGTAatactttttgtacttggttctGCTTAATTGTTACATGGGGTTGCTTATGATGGGTGCCTATGCTTCGAGAATTTGGgttgtggggttttttttttttttttggggggggggggggggtgtcagAGTCTTGGAtctctttgttttattttgtgtcttgtcTACTAAGATCTTTATCATTTTCACTCATTGGTACATCAGGATAATTGGATTCTGAATCTGTATGAAGTATGATCTAGATAACTTTTGATGGGTCCTAGCTATGTGGATATTACTATCAACTAGGGAAGCTGAAAcaaaggaaatagaaaacaacCATGTGAATGGAATCAAAGGATGCTTTTCTTGTGaatgatttttggattttatgaattcaatttatcattttatatgAGTATTGATCTTGTTATGGAACGACGGAAGCCAGTTCTCTGTGAGAGTTCAAGCCTTAGCTAGGAAGTGCAACTCAATACACCAAAGAGGTACAAGTCTATTTGCAAGGACAAGGTGTATTTCTAATATATGTTTCCtatcctatccaaaaaaaaaaaaggggagattTGGCTCAAAAACTAGAGATTTCATGTTCAAGTGCAAATTATTACAAGCGCTAagtataaaaataagtaaaaggGAATAAGATAAtcatgaggatttttttttttgttttttttttttgaggaaaagatATTCATGGGGATTGATTGTGAAGATTATATGTTGAAGCTCAAAATAAAGTAGAACCACAAGTCTGCAATTGATTTTGACTTCAATTATCCTTATTGCAGTGGTGCTACTAGAATATTTACTTACATTATGACGCAACTATTCAAAATTAATGATCAGATAGTTCAAGAGTCTTACAGCATAATGGTTTTCTGGAGTAGTTCCTACGTTTTTGAATGACAATGAGAGTACCTTTCTTGTTTCTAAATGAAAGGCCGCTGTTTAACCTTCCTTTTACTTCTTGAGACTGTAGCATGCATACTCTATGATCGAATGGTGTGTTTAGATAGCAAGATTCGAAAATTTGGATTTGACTTTGAgtgattaaaattcaaatactttaTTTGGATAGTTTTGAAAGATAGTTGGATTTGGAATGACATCTAAAATCAATAGATTTGAAATCAAGGCATTTCAAATCTAttgatttaaaatcaaaattcaagttTCCAAACACAACCAAAATTCTACTCCAAAGTTCCTGGGTAGATACTAGCAGGTGGGTCAACAATGTGTAGTAAAATTTTGGTTATGTCAAAATTTATcagcatttttgtttttgacagGATCATATAGACAGACTTGCTAAAAGAATATTTGGTTTTTGTCTGTTCTGTGCTTCGGTTGTTTCTTCATGCCTTGAAGGAAACTACAAGAACGATAAAAGTTTACATTTTAGGATTAAGATTCTTTAGGATTTTAAAGAACTTCTCTTATCCATACATTTGAAATGAGTAAACTGCATTTATTTtgtaaccaaaatttaaatagaTACTGACTTCCTAGCCGTAAACTTTTATTCATCTATTGATGAGTGATAAAATCTAATCTCACACATATCAAAATAGATTGATAGGTTTTAGTAATCTCATGGTGAAATTACCCTAAGAATTCATGAAGaatccaataattttttaatgatc of Quercus lobata isolate SW786 chromosome 8, ValleyOak3.0 Primary Assembly, whole genome shotgun sequence contains these proteins:
- the LOC115957060 gene encoding uncharacterized protein LOC115957060: MDEGNSSQKVEAESAYEVLISFEFVFVLHFVNETMGITDKLCQALQNQSQEILNAMHLVSSTKKLIQQFRDEKWGDLLATVISFCKERGLDVPNMNARYVARFGRSHHQQEDFRNEHYYKVDIFNAGIDSQLQELNHRFSEHAMEFLKLSSALNP
- the LOC115957059 gene encoding uncharacterized protein LOC115957059 is translated as MEATNKGLFLHVLKGPWIMVFASFIIMSTAGTPYAFGLYSNVLKSVLGYDQSTLNLISFFKDVGTNVGVLSGLLAEVTPPWFVLSVGAVMNVFGYLMIWLAVTQKMAKPHVWMMCLYICLGANSTAFANTGAMVTCIKNFPESRGIVLGLLKGYVGLSGAILAQLYHAFYYNDPKSLILLVGWLPALINLAFAPFIRLMKVARQSNELQVFYNFLYITFGLAGFLMIMIIIEQKVSFTQSEYGGSAAAVLFLLFLPLGIAIVEEIKLWRSKKLALSDGSQLQVITDNTKTEASPSLPQASPVSVNLLREPSTEKQVSCWSNLFTPPQRGEDYSILQALFSIDMLILFYTVIAGVGGTLTALDNLGQMGLSLGYSQRSISTFVSLVSIWNYFGRVMGGLVSEILLKKYKFPRPLMLTIILLVACVGHLLVAYHPPGGLYVASVIIGFCFGAQWSVVFTSISEIFGLKYYATLYNFGTVASPIGLYVLNVTVTGNLYDREARKQLAALGLTRKAGQALNCTGVQCFRLSFIIIAAVTLSGALVSIILVLRTRKFYKSDIYKKFREEAKLAEYKNVDQTSNNSMGQQCFGCQGYGHVKSECPTFLRSKGKAMAVNLSNDEVFDHESGSDEDGNFITFTTTAIVDENPFDEELSKNADLQETYNKLCKKPIISFARNL